GCAGAGGAATGGCATGGGCGCCCCAAAGCCGTGCGGGAACAGCTGCTGGCGCTGTCTGCCTGCGCCCCTTTCAATGTCCGCTTCAAGAAGGATCACGGGCTGGTGGGACGGGTGTTCGCCTTCGATGCTACTGCCCGCCCGCCAGGCTACGAGTTCGAGCTGAAGCTCTTCACCGAATACCCCTGCGGTTCTGGCAACGTGTATGCTGGAGTCCTGGCCGTGGCTCGCCAGATGTTTCATGATGCTCTGCGGGAGCCGGGCAAGGCACTGGCCTCATCAGGCTTCAAGTACCTCGAGTATGAACGCCGACACGGCTCAGGGGAGTGGCGCCAGCTGGGGGAGCTGCTAACCGACGGTGTCCGCACCTTCCGCGAGCCAGCTCCCGCCGAGGCCCTGCCCCAGCAGTATCCAGAGCCAGCCCCTGCAGCTCTTTGTGGCCCACCCCCACGAGCCCCATCCCGGAATCTGGCCCCCACGCCGCGCCGTCGCAAGGCGTCCCCTGAGCCCGAGGGCGAGGCATCTGGGAAGATGACCACGGaggagcagcagcagcggcaCTGGGTGGCACCCGGTGGCCCGTTCTCCGCTGATACCCCTGCTGTGCCCTCGCCGATCGCCGCCCTGAAGAACGTGGCCGAGGCCCTTGGCCACTCCCCCAAGGAccctgcagggggtgggggcccTGTGCGCGCAGGGGGCGCCAGCCCCGCAGCCTCCTCTGCGGCCCAGCCTCCAGCCCAGCATCGTCTGGTGGCCCGAAACGGTGAGGCAGAAGTTAGCCCCACAGCAGGGGCGGAAGCTGTTAGCGGGGGTGGTAGCGGCACTGGGGCGACCCCCGGGGCTCCCCTGTGCTGTACCCTGTGCCGGGAGCGGCTGGAAGACACCCACTTCGTCCAGTGCCCCTCAGTGCCCGGACACAAGTTTTGCTTTCCCTGCTCACGGGAGTTCATCAAGGCGCAGGGTCCTGCTGGGGAGGTGTACTGCCCCAGTGGAGACAAGTGCCCGCTAGTGGGCTCCTCTGTCCCCTGGGCCTTCATGCAAGGCGAGATCGCCACCATCCTTGCTGGAGACATCAAGGTTAAGAAAGAACGGGACCCCTAGGCCACCACTGCCACCAGTCTACTGCCCATCCGCCCCCACCTTGCCACCCACCGCCGCTGCGGATAAATTATTCCCACCCAGCCCAGTGCCTCCCCCGCCTGTGTACATACCCCCTTCCTTATCCCAGATGGGTCCCCTCCTTATCCCAGATGGGTCCCCTGGGGTAGATGCAttgagggtggggggagaaaacTTGTGGCTTCTGTCCGAGGGGGTGTTTGGGGTCCCTTGACCCCTCCggtttccctctcccctccttggcTTGGCTTTGCTGCTGCTTGTAGTTGGAGGAGAGGTGTCCCCGCCCCTCCTTGAGAAGGGGCCTCCTGAAATCTCGCTCTTTATAAACGAAGCAAAAGCATTTTATTGCCCCCCTCCCctatcccctctccctccttcaatAAACCGAAAgatgggttttttccttcttggtcCCTTAGTTGCGTGAGATGCTGCGCCCCCTTTGGGACCGAACTGATCCTACAGGGGAGAGGACGTTGCCTTGTAGCCTCCAGGTGGCGCCCTTCACTCAGGTGGGCCCCCTGGCTGATTTTATAAATGCTGGCCAACTAGTCAAGCGTTCTAGCCATCAGCCCGTTTCCCAGATGACagaactaaggctcagagaggggatggCTCTTGCGAGGGAGCCACAGCCAAGCTCGGGAACTAGCCTTCCCTTCTGGCCCATCCCCTGTATCTCCCCCGAAGGTGGAGGACTCAGTGCCACCGAGGGGGAGGGTCAAGGGGCATCCGGAGGCTTCCCAGAAGGGACGGGCCGCGAGTTCTTGCTAGGCACGGAGAGAATTAGGCCAGATTGCTAGAGGGACTGCCTGAGGAAAGAGGAAATTTACCTCATGAGGTACACTAACAGGTTCCCTGGGAACAAGGTGACTGCTTCCCGCCTCTGGTGGTGCCCTGAACtgcgcgcccatctctggagacCAGCCTCAACGGCGGCCGCCCTAAGACACCGTGACTGGCCGGGTAAAAGGCCCTCCCCCCCGCGGTCGCCTCTGATGTGCGCGGCCTTGTCCCGCACCTGTCCCGGTGGGCTGATTATTAACCAGGACTTCCTGCTCGCTGGCGTCAGAGGGCGGGGCCTGAGCCGGCTGCGGCAAAGCAGGGGTTAAGGGAAGGCGGAGGCCCCAAGAGGCAGCCCGCACCCCAGCGGCCTCCCCCGCGACCCTGAGGTGGAGATTTCGTGAAGGGGGCAAAGCCGGACGCAAAGGCCAACGGATGGACGGAGAGATGGGGAATGACAGTGTGTCCTGCCACCGCACAGCCCTGTCACACGGCTGTGAGACCCTAGGTTGCCCCAGGTCTCAGGAACCCAGATGTTATATCACCTAAATCTGGAAGACCTTAACGTCCTGACCCATCTTGGTTATCCAGGTGTCCCTCCCACACAACCCGCAGACCCCCATGTCCCAACTCCCAAATATTAGGGACTCTAGGGCTTGGTCCTCCACATCTGGAGGACCCTCAGTTCTCGGACTGAggagtcccctcccccagccaccagGTCTCAGGTGTTCTGTCACCCCTGGCACTgccagcctgggctctgggcagggctgggaaaaCCACCCCTGATTAAATATACCAGGCGATAAGCCAGGAGCAAGGGAGACGCTGGATGGAGCTCCATGCCTGGGCACCCCTCCTGGGCaatcttgtggcctctcctgaccCAGCTCTGCAGACCCAAGTACTGGgtagctccccctcccccatcctcagagCTAGAGGCCTCCAGACACGGGGGCGCTGTGCCCCAGTGGGGGCTAAAGAGCTGTGGAGGACACCTGGTCCTTTAAGAACAGCTGGTGGGTGGGTAGGGGCCAGGGGAGTCACCCCCCAGCCTGGCTGGTGTGTATTCTAGATAGAGGTTGGGTTAACTATTAACAGAGCAGGCGGCCTGAACTGTGTGGGTGTAGGGGCCTGGATCAGCCCCTCTTCATTCAGTGCCAGGCTGGGGCCAGAGTGGAGGGGTTCTGGATTGATCTGGGGGATCAGTGAGTAGGTGAAGAGGCTTCAtgaaaggagaggcagagacacagagagagacccAGGGAAAGATGGAGAcgacagaggtggggagggagatgtAAAGAGACCAGTtcactgagagagagaaaagacagagacccagagagagaaaaggagctcGCCCGGAGATGAGGGAGATGAGATAGAAACAGAGACAAACGTTCAGAAAGGAAAATTAGAGAAATATCCAGATGGGTTAAGAGAGGCTGAGGTACACTGAGGAAATGCCaaccatagagacagaaggagagggaagagagactgagatgtggagagagggagggaaggccgGGAGGCTGTGAAATCAGGGAAAGGTACAGGTTTGAACTAGAGAGTTAAGACATCTTCAGACTCAAAAGTTCTATGAGACCGAGGGGGAGAACAGAGCTCTGTGAagaagggcagggctgggtctgtCTTAGTCACTTGGTCCCCATGACCAGACCTGGCTCACTGCTCACCCTCCAGTTCTCAGCTCAGCTgacctctcctccaggaagccctccttgaccCTCAGTCTGTGTCAGGTGCCATTTCTGGGGCCCCACTCCCCTATCCCAGCCCTGAGCATTCTAAATCATTATTGTCTGGGGACTGGACTGTgagctccataagggcagggcCAAGGCTGTCTCAGTCAccgctgtgtccccagcattgccCCGCACTGGCAAGTTTAAAGGATGGATAAATTAATGGACTcctttctttcaacaaatgtttattcagcATCCACTGTGTGACAAGCCCTGCAGTAGGTGCTGTGGATACAGCAGGGAACAGAGTGCAGcccctgttctcatggagctgacattcagGTGGGAGATACAGACCCATAAAATGTGACAGCCATGGCGGTAAAtcctaagaaaaaataaaccagggaaaggagacagagaattATGGAGACTGGTATTTTAAAGAGGGAGgtagggggaattccctggcggtccagaggtcagcactccatgctctcactgccgggggagtgggttcgatccctggtcggaaaactaagatcccatgagccACGTGGCCcggaccaaaaaaacaaaaaaagagggaggtAAAACTGAGATGAAACTAAAAACTAAGGGAGGTGAGTGAGCGAGCCACGGGCAATCTAGGGAGATagcagcacatgcaaaggccctgaagtggGAGCCAGCTTGGTTCATTCCAGAAGCAAGGTGACCAGTGCAGCTATGGCATGAGAGAGAGTCATAAGATTGAGGTCAGAAGGATAGTAGGGTAGGGAGCGTTGGGGGCCCTGTCTGCCATGGTAAGGACGGTGGATTTAGTTTTCATGGGAACAAGTAGAGCGTTTCAAGCACTGAGGGAAGGGATGAAGCAAATGAGACAGAAAAAGCAAGGAATCAGCTGGGATGGACAGCATCCCGTTCCCCTCTGTGTCCAGGGCTCAACAGAGGGCCTAGCACAGATGCCCAATGACAGTGTGTGCACAAGTGAATAAGACCCAAATCGACAGAGAAAAGAGTCAGAACGACATTAGATGGATGGACAGACTCCCAGGGAGAAGCCAGGTAAGGATCCCGGGGACGCCCAGGGACagcagacacagacagacagacagcagcTCAGCTGAGAAGTCCTATTCCTTCCAGAACCCTCCCCACCCGGAAACCTTCCCTGCAGCTGGAAAAATTCCCCAGGCCCCCCTGCCCGCCTTGCCCTGTGGCGTGCCCACTCACACCTCAGGCAGAGGAAGCTGGCAGGCCTCACAGGAACCTTTCTGTGAGGGGGGAGTAGAGGCGGGCGGGCAGGCGGCAGGGACGAAGCGAGAGGAGCGGCGGGCGGGCAGGCAGTGGGCAGCAGCTACACAAAGGCCCCAGTgtctgcccctcctgcccccggtacagatataaataatatgtacatatacctttaaatacacacacacacacacacacacacacacacacacacacacacacacacacacacacaccccagtggGCTGGGGTAGGAGGCTGGGGGCCACACCCTTCCCTAAGGACCCTGATATGGCAGAAGTCTGCTCCTGTGGGGCTTGGGGGCTCAGAGACCCACAGAGATAGTGACCAAGACTGAGAGGCTCGAGCTGAGAGGGACACAGGGACAGAAGGGCGAGAGAGAAACTTACAAAGTGCGAGAGACAAACAGAAAGAGACTGGCCGACTGCGACGCTGAGTTAGAAACCAAGACTGGCTCAAATGGAGACAGATCAGGAAAGCAGAGAAATCAAACTTCgctgagaaaagacagaaaaagtcaGAGGTAGAGGGGCAGTGACAGAAGGAAGACACAGGTCATTCCCGAGAAAGGCAGAGCCACAGGGAAACCCAGCTGAGAGGAAGTAGggacagaaagaagcagagaggcCAGCAGACAtccagagagggacagagagagagagaagccggCAGGCAGGCAGGGCCAAGGCTGGGGGCTTGGGAAGGCTGGTGACCGTGGCGGGGGGAGGGTCAGGGCACGTCTCCAGTTTAGGGGCACCGCCTGTGCAGCTCTGGTCCAGCCCAGTCCAGGGCAGGCTAAGGGGCAGGgagtggaggtgagggaggtggccCTTGGGTTCCGGATCTTGGTGTTTACCTGGGGCAGTCATTGCAAACAGGCGCCCAGCCTGGCCCATGGCAGAGTGAGGGTGGGATGGGCTGGGCCCCAGCTCTGGGCACCAGTGGGCCCGACACGCCCACCTGTGGCCTGGGTGGTGAGTAACACACAGGGTGACACCTGGGTAGATGGTGACACATAGGGGGACAGACACGGTGACACACAGGGACAGATATAGGCAGACCCAGAGTGTCTGAGAcataaacagacacacagaagcCAGTGACAGAGACACACTGTAATAGACACAGTGACAGAGACCAGGACACAGTGATGGGCAAACATAGTGTTAGGCTTAGAGACATGGCAACAAAACACAAGGACAGAAGACACAGTGACGGACACAGAGAAGACAATGATAGAACAGTGACATACATGTATACCCAGTGACACAGCACTGCAACACCTACAGAAACCCCGTGAGAAGACACTGACACCGAGACGTACAggcacacacaacacacacacgc
Above is a window of Phocoena sinus isolate mPhoSin1 chromosome 19, mPhoSin1.pri, whole genome shotgun sequence DNA encoding:
- the IRF2BP1 gene encoding interferon regulatory factor 2-binding protein 1, with amino-acid sequence MASVQASRRQWCYLCDLPKMPWAMVWDFSEAVCRGCVNFEGADRIELLIDAARQLKRSHVLPEGRSPGPPALKHPATKDLAAAAAQGPQLPPPQAQPQPSGTGGAVSGQDRYDRATSSGRLPLPSPALEYTLGSRLANGLGREEAVAEGARRALLGSMPGLVPPGLLAAAVSGLGSRGLTLAPGLSPARPAFGSDFEKEKQQRNADCLAELNEAMRGRAEEWHGRPKAVREQLLALSACAPFNVRFKKDHGLVGRVFAFDATARPPGYEFELKLFTEYPCGSGNVYAGVLAVARQMFHDALREPGKALASSGFKYLEYERRHGSGEWRQLGELLTDGVRTFREPAPAEALPQQYPEPAPAALCGPPPRAPSRNLAPTPRRRKASPEPEGEASGKMTTEEQQQRHWVAPGGPFSADTPAVPSPIAALKNVAEALGHSPKDPAGGGGPVRAGGASPAASSAAQPPAQHRLVARNGEAEVSPTAGAEAVSGGGSGTGATPGAPLCCTLCRERLEDTHFVQCPSVPGHKFCFPCSREFIKAQGPAGEVYCPSGDKCPLVGSSVPWAFMQGEIATILAGDIKVKKERDP